From a region of the Leptospira kmetyi serovar Malaysia str. Bejo-Iso9 genome:
- a CDS encoding alpha-hydroxy-acid oxidizing protein, producing the protein MSLSHKITGKTILIVGGGLLQVPIIQTARMMKLTTVVADMNGDALGMKICDVPMVMSTKDIEGMVRESKKLATKIKIDGVITAGTDASMTVAAVANALDLPGIRYVDAEAASNKVKMRERLKKAGIPLPGFAPVWSLSDTREALEFLKFPLVMKPADNMGARGVIKVENREELQAAFKHAKKYSPTGEMILEEYMPGPEVSVDALTWNGNFVITGIADRIIEREPFFIEMGHNMPSALSPSVLKEVEDVMFRSMKALGINLGAGKGDIKVTPDGVKVGEIAARLSGGFMSAFTFPLSSGINLNRAAILIALGEEPDNLTPTLQRVSIERSLLAPRGKLIAIDGIEETRKIDGVKDLFFMNKIGDIIQEPTNNIEKTGHVIISADTLKEAEAVFDQVKNTIRFTCDELYSISEKEIQQNARTRFGKEVCWVCKVCDGTDCASGVPGMGGLGRMLTFQDNINALQEYSILPKYIREHTQASVETSFLGKKIKTPMMAAPMTGAVTNMNGAMDEFTFAATLLEGCQTSGTLAWLGDGASPDKYLIMLEAVRKTKADAILICKPREDEGLLKERFQESESAGLFAIGMDVDAVNFKTMALKNISSVTRDVSKLGKIRSLTKLPFIVKGIMTPEDAKLALDAGADCIVVSNHGGRVLDDMPGTARVLSGIRKAVGDKIQIAVDGGVRSGMDIFKMIALGANTVLVGRPMAIFAVGGGVAGVRFLISQYTENLLQSMNVTGVETLQGIGTDLLFRKKLDEENSVSE; encoded by the coding sequence TTGTCTTTAAGTCATAAAATTACGGGAAAGACGATTCTTATCGTAGGCGGCGGACTTCTTCAAGTTCCGATCATTCAAACCGCGAGAATGATGAAACTCACAACCGTCGTCGCCGACATGAACGGAGACGCGCTCGGGATGAAGATCTGCGACGTCCCGATGGTGATGAGCACGAAAGACATCGAAGGTATGGTTCGCGAATCCAAAAAACTCGCGACCAAAATCAAGATCGACGGAGTGATCACCGCGGGAACGGACGCGAGTATGACCGTGGCCGCTGTCGCCAACGCGCTCGATCTTCCGGGAATTCGTTACGTGGATGCAGAAGCCGCATCGAACAAGGTGAAGATGCGCGAACGTTTGAAAAAGGCGGGAATTCCTCTTCCCGGTTTCGCACCCGTTTGGAGCCTTTCCGATACGAGAGAAGCATTAGAATTTTTGAAATTTCCACTCGTGATGAAACCCGCCGACAACATGGGCGCGCGCGGTGTCATCAAGGTTGAAAACCGAGAAGAATTACAAGCGGCGTTCAAACACGCAAAAAAATATTCTCCCACGGGTGAGATGATTCTCGAGGAATACATGCCCGGTCCGGAAGTTTCCGTGGACGCTCTTACTTGGAACGGAAATTTCGTGATCACCGGAATCGCGGATCGGATCATCGAAAGAGAACCGTTCTTTATCGAGATGGGACACAACATGCCTTCCGCGTTGAGCCCTTCCGTTTTGAAGGAAGTGGAAGACGTGATGTTTCGAAGTATGAAGGCTCTCGGAATCAATCTCGGCGCGGGCAAGGGCGATATTAAAGTGACTCCGGACGGAGTGAAGGTAGGAGAAATCGCCGCGAGACTTTCCGGCGGTTTTATGTCCGCGTTTACGTTTCCTCTTTCCTCCGGAATCAACTTAAACCGCGCGGCCATCTTGATTGCGCTCGGCGAAGAACCCGACAATCTCACGCCGACCTTACAAAGGGTTTCGATCGAAAGAAGTCTTTTGGCTCCAAGGGGAAAACTGATCGCGATCGACGGCATCGAAGAAACGCGTAAGATCGACGGGGTCAAAGATCTTTTCTTTATGAATAAGATCGGGGATATCATCCAAGAGCCGACCAATAACATCGAAAAGACGGGGCACGTCATTATCAGCGCGGATACTTTGAAAGAAGCCGAAGCCGTGTTCGACCAAGTGAAGAATACGATTCGTTTTACCTGCGATGAACTCTATTCCATTTCCGAAAAGGAAATCCAGCAGAACGCTAGGACTCGTTTCGGCAAGGAAGTCTGTTGGGTCTGTAAGGTCTGCGACGGAACCGATTGCGCTTCCGGCGTTCCGGGGATGGGCGGCTTGGGAAGAATGCTCACCTTCCAAGACAATATCAACGCGCTTCAGGAATATTCCATTCTCCCCAAATACATCCGGGAACACACACAAGCCTCGGTCGAGACGAGCTTTCTCGGTAAAAAAATCAAAACACCGATGATGGCCGCACCGATGACGGGAGCCGTAACCAACATGAACGGGGCCATGGACGAATTTACGTTCGCCGCAACCTTGCTCGAAGGTTGTCAGACGTCGGGCACCTTAGCGTGGTTAGGCGACGGCGCGAGCCCTGATAAATATCTCATCATGCTCGAAGCGGTCCGTAAAACGAAGGCGGACGCGATTCTTATCTGCAAACCGAGAGAGGACGAAGGACTTCTTAAGGAACGATTTCAGGAATCCGAAAGCGCGGGATTGTTCGCGATCGGAATGGACGTGGACGCGGTGAACTTCAAAACGATGGCGTTGAAAAATATTTCCTCGGTGACACGCGACGTTTCCAAACTCGGAAAGATCCGATCTCTTACCAAACTTCCGTTTATCGTAAAAGGAATCATGACTCCCGAAGACGCGAAACTCGCCCTCGACGCGGGAGCGGATTGTATCGTCGTTTCCAATCACGGCGGTAGGGTTTTGGACGATATGCCCGGAACGGCAAGAGTTCTTTCCGGAATTCGAAAAGCGGTCGGAGACAAAATCCAAATCGCGGTGGACGGCGGCGTTCGAAGCGGAATGGACATCTTCAAGATGATCGCACTCGGTGCGAACACGGTTTTGGTCGGAAGGCCGATGGCGATTTTTGCCGTAGGCGGAGGTGTGGCCGGAGTCAGGTTCCTGATTTCTCAGTACACTGAAAATCTTTTGCAATCGATGAATGTCACCGGTGTCGAAACCTTGCAGGGAATCGGCACGGATCTTCTCTTTCGAAAAAAATTAGACGAAGAAAATTCCGTTTCCGAATGA
- a CDS encoding retropepsin-like aspartic protease: MYQKTYLRILYSFLVFLFLSCSLIPSKAQITAVSGGVEIILPFYERNGFRFIQLSLTPDGKPLRFLVDTGSRFSFLDERFFTEQDSKRRIAVTYPGGKDDSYRRIRTVQLYHSAYSIFKDMTVHSHTFSGNLELDGIIGMDALYEKILILEYPTRIRFLETSGGEFAESMMTDFPGLTQNTRPLLFFSGLPVLEINYGTKDKAVLVLDTGADPSVLELPGPIPDVVEETIWSRTVPVINFQGKITHIRTRFVRKLCVISTSICVKDLEILPSGLPVDFSGVPTGVRIQGILGVNWLNEYRILLDMKRSLIGIVGKDGGK; the protein is encoded by the coding sequence ATGTATCAAAAAACTTATCTGAGGATCCTTTATTCTTTTTTAGTTTTTCTTTTTCTCTCCTGTTCTTTGATTCCCTCGAAGGCGCAGATCACCGCGGTTTCCGGGGGAGTCGAAATCATTCTTCCGTTTTATGAAAGAAACGGATTTCGGTTTATTCAACTTTCCTTAACACCCGACGGGAAGCCGCTTCGTTTTTTGGTGGATACCGGTTCGAGATTCTCCTTTTTGGACGAACGGTTTTTTACCGAACAAGACAGCAAACGCAGAATCGCAGTGACGTATCCGGGCGGCAAAGACGATTCGTATCGAAGAATCAGAACCGTTCAGTTGTATCACAGTGCTTACTCGATCTTTAAGGACATGACCGTTCATTCGCATACGTTCTCCGGAAATCTGGAGCTGGACGGTATCATAGGAATGGACGCGTTGTATGAGAAAATTCTAATATTAGAATATCCGACTCGAATCCGTTTTTTGGAAACTTCCGGAGGAGAATTCGCCGAATCCATGATGACCGATTTTCCCGGACTTACGCAGAACACGAGACCGCTTTTATTCTTCTCCGGTTTGCCGGTTCTCGAAATCAACTACGGAACCAAGGATAAGGCGGTTTTGGTTTTGGATACCGGGGCCGATCCGAGCGTTTTGGAACTTCCCGGTCCGATTCCCGACGTCGTGGAAGAAACGATCTGGAGCCGAACCGTTCCCGTGATCAATTTTCAGGGGAAGATCACCCATATTCGAACCCGTTTTGTTCGTAAACTCTGCGTGATTTCCACGTCTATCTGTGTGAAGGATTTGGAAATTCTCCCCTCGGGTCTTCCGGTGGATTTTTCCGGTGTCCCGACCGGGGTTCGGATTCAGGGAATTCTCGGGGTAAACTGGCTGAACGAGTATAGAATTCTTTTGGACATGAAACGGAGTCTTATAGGTATAGTAGGGAAAGACGGCGGGAAGTAG
- a CDS encoding flagellar filament outer layer protein FlaA — protein sequence MRALFYVRVLSAVCVLASAWGFVGSTTNLNSAPVKRDEDEISRVLILEKILSDWKQYNLFLVDSFDGERPWEIYRGVSFLNEIRFNALVPENSAFQKERESYPTLSPANDYRSMMIQTFFENPKHAHIVIRPKEKIRLPIGTPTRIFFWMNASSQNARLELILHQHKSKEIVLDLGDLSFDGWKRIEKKLEIPDRNVRLNRSLRYPFEIAEIRLIPGPFQKKGEFVFYLDRMGILVDTRDEAYPGAEIKDNWGTGF from the coding sequence GTGAGAGCCTTGTTTTACGTCCGAGTTTTGTCCGCGGTTTGTGTTTTGGCTTCCGCTTGGGGCTTTGTCGGATCTACGACGAACTTAAATTCCGCTCCCGTCAAACGGGACGAGGACGAAATCAGCCGGGTTCTGATTTTAGAAAAGATACTCTCGGACTGGAAGCAATACAATCTTTTTCTTGTGGACTCGTTCGACGGAGAAAGGCCCTGGGAAATTTACAGAGGGGTTTCTTTTTTAAACGAGATTCGGTTTAACGCGCTCGTTCCCGAAAACTCCGCCTTTCAAAAGGAAAGAGAATCGTATCCGACTCTTTCCCCGGCCAACGACTATCGTTCGATGATGATCCAGACTTTTTTTGAAAATCCGAAACACGCACATATTGTGATTCGTCCCAAGGAAAAGATCCGACTTCCGATCGGAACTCCGACAAGAATCTTTTTTTGGATGAATGCTTCTTCCCAAAACGCGAGGTTGGAATTGATTCTTCACCAACATAAATCCAAGGAGATCGTTTTGGATTTGGGGGATTTGAGTTTCGACGGTTGGAAAAGAATCGAAAAGAAATTGGAGATCCCGGATAGAAACGTTCGGTTAAACCGAAGTCTTCGTTATCCGTTCGAGATCGCGGAGATTCGATTGATCCCCGGTCCGTTTCAGAAAAAGGGAGAATTCGTTTTTTATCTGGATCGGATGGGAATTCTCGTGGATACGAGGGACGAAGCGTATCCCGGCGCCGAGATCAAAGATAATTGGGGTACTGGTTTTTAA
- a CDS encoding PilZ domain-containing protein: MDKIINDPEGIHKILQSLFTRLPVVILVNNRPLPVRVVGLKDTVRIVVTLPPGTPPEQNRKLFLVHNNHRFAALFAVEMHNPANGVELLLATAIQVTVAQRTEERIHVDSSQVGSQVTLTNIINQGNLRKTLGFADKKIDEIVKKHAKQMKETYPHSNIFFSDRMDNRLRLMYNFDQPIYVTDRHSKSDGSGGFQFLPFSEYQKLVAVNKLENGIMSEISIMIRYKGYTPLGYVQILAEKELTTNDFNSANIVANAVSKEVIASGFFQESKERCNVDNISMQGVGFFHPQSIFFSRSFAVGETILFDLNLSAENKGTFRAVIRNINNTDKMFRIGCEFFNLNEREENMIQSYVDSKEA; the protein is encoded by the coding sequence ATGGATAAAATCATCAATGACCCGGAAGGGATTCACAAAATTCTTCAGTCGCTTTTTACGAGACTTCCCGTGGTCATTCTGGTCAACAACCGACCTCTTCCGGTGCGCGTTGTCGGCTTAAAAGATACGGTTCGAATCGTCGTAACGCTTCCTCCCGGAACTCCTCCGGAACAGAATCGAAAACTTTTTCTCGTTCACAACAATCATAGATTCGCCGCGTTATTCGCCGTTGAGATGCACAACCCCGCCAACGGCGTCGAACTTCTTCTCGCGACCGCGATTCAGGTTACGGTCGCGCAACGAACCGAGGAAAGGATCCATGTGGATTCTTCCCAAGTCGGATCGCAGGTCACTCTTACGAACATCATCAATCAGGGAAACTTAAGAAAAACATTAGGATTTGCTGATAAAAAGATAGACGAGATCGTAAAAAAACACGCGAAACAAATGAAGGAAACGTATCCTCATTCCAACATTTTCTTTTCGGATCGTATGGACAACCGTCTGCGATTGATGTATAACTTCGATCAGCCGATTTACGTTACGGATCGTCATTCGAAAAGCGACGGAAGCGGAGGCTTTCAATTTCTTCCCTTTTCCGAATATCAAAAACTCGTCGCGGTGAACAAACTCGAAAACGGAATCATGTCCGAAATCTCCATCATGATCCGTTACAAAGGTTATACTCCTCTCGGTTACGTTCAGATTCTCGCCGAAAAGGAACTGACCACGAACGATTTTAATTCCGCGAACATAGTCGCGAACGCGGTTTCGAAGGAAGTGATCGCTTCCGGTTTTTTTCAGGAATCGAAGGAACGATGCAACGTGGACAACATCTCCATGCAAGGGGTCGGTTTTTTTCATCCTCAATCCATATTCTTTTCCAGAAGTTTTGCGGTGGGGGAAACGATCCTATTCGATCTGAATCTTTCCGCGGAAAACAAGGGAACCTTTCGAGCCGTTATCCGAAACATCAACAACACCGATAAGATGTTTAGAATCGGTTGCGAATTCTTCAACCTGAACGAAAGAGAAGAGAATATGATCCAGTCTTACGTCGATTCCAAGGAAGCTTGA
- a CDS encoding YggS family pyridoxal phosphate-dependent enzyme has protein sequence MEIRERYQEINEELKKLRPANPPVLIAVSKFQPLEKVREAIEGGVSHFGENRIQEGLEKFSSWIGEKNSSLVLHHIGPVQSGTLRKLFLGYSYAHGVGSITTINELLLRAEKEQKQIRYFLQANLTLEDTKHGFEKKELIAALEKKESLSNTFCKLEGLMVMGPSDGDPIGTRNVFRELNRIRKEFIPEGKLSMGMSGDYKIAVEEGSDFVRVGSAIFGERN, from the coding sequence ATGGAAATCCGGGAACGTTATCAAGAAATCAACGAAGAGTTAAAAAAACTCAGACCCGCAAACCCTCCCGTTCTCATCGCAGTATCCAAATTTCAACCCCTGGAAAAAGTCAGGGAAGCGATCGAAGGCGGAGTTTCTCATTTCGGAGAAAATCGAATTCAGGAAGGACTTGAAAAATTCTCGTCTTGGATCGGAGAAAAAAATTCTTCCCTGGTTCTGCATCATATCGGACCGGTTCAAAGCGGAACCTTGCGCAAGTTATTCTTAGGTTATTCGTACGCGCACGGAGTCGGTTCGATCACGACCATAAACGAACTTCTTCTTCGCGCGGAAAAAGAACAAAAACAAATCCGCTATTTTCTTCAGGCCAATCTGACCCTGGAAGATACGAAACACGGTTTTGAAAAAAAAGAACTGATCGCCGCGCTCGAAAAAAAAGAAAGTCTATCCAACACATTTTGTAAACTCGAAGGTTTGATGGTAATGGGTCCGTCCGACGGAGATCCGATCGGAACCAGAAACGTGTTTCGGGAACTGAACCGAATCAGAAAAGAATTTATACCCGAGGGAAAACTTTCCATGGGTATGTCCGGAGATTATAAAATCGCGGTCGAAGAGGGAAGTGATTTCGTACGAGTGGGGAGTGCTATTTTTGGAGAAAGGAATTGA
- a CDS encoding sensor domain-containing diguanylate cyclase, which yields MISKENDPLMIEYLEKKIYDQKQLLEISKALNSTLDYKYLMDAILNICLAQLQTLQAAIYVSPEADSDFFELDPSYKGFDLSENEKSFRIKTDAALIQFMETRMKAMTVNQIEESMGRSVNEVDFLRGIGADLIIPLNAKGKVNGLLVLGEKMTMNEVQEEDRDFLTTLSTLAGIAVENSRLYELATVDMMTGLKVHHYFQTKLKEEMDRCRKKKSHLTLLFTDVDNFKKFNDTHGHQAGDQVLIEVARQLIRNAGKHDTPARYGGEEFCLVMPGADLERGYEMGEKIRKAVEASSVKNPNGGPDLKVTLSVGVSEFWSKDKNNRDLIERADKALYEAKHSGKNRTICFKEN from the coding sequence TTGATCAGTAAAGAAAATGATCCCTTGATGATAGAGTATCTGGAAAAGAAAATCTATGATCAAAAGCAATTATTAGAAATCAGCAAGGCTCTTAATTCCACATTAGATTACAAATATCTAATGGATGCAATTTTAAACATTTGTCTCGCTCAGTTACAAACTCTTCAGGCCGCGATCTACGTCAGCCCCGAAGCGGATTCCGATTTTTTCGAACTCGATCCGAGTTATAAAGGATTCGATCTTTCCGAAAACGAAAAATCTTTCCGAATCAAAACGGACGCCGCGCTCATTCAGTTTATGGAAACGAGAATGAAGGCGATGACCGTAAATCAGATCGAAGAAAGTATGGGAAGATCGGTAAACGAAGTCGACTTCCTCCGCGGAATCGGAGCCGATCTCATCATTCCCTTAAACGCAAAGGGAAAGGTGAACGGACTTCTCGTTCTCGGCGAAAAGATGACGATGAACGAAGTGCAAGAAGAGGACCGAGACTTCTTAACGACTCTTTCCACTCTCGCTGGAATCGCGGTGGAGAATTCCCGTCTTTACGAACTCGCTACGGTCGATATGATGACCGGGCTCAAAGTGCATCATTACTTCCAAACCAAACTCAAAGAAGAGATGGATCGATGTAGAAAGAAAAAATCTCATCTGACTCTTCTCTTTACGGACGTGGATAACTTTAAGAAGTTCAACGATACCCACGGTCACCAAGCGGGAGATCAGGTTCTGATCGAAGTCGCAAGACAACTCATTCGCAACGCGGGCAAACACGATACTCCGGCCAGATACGGCGGGGAAGAATTCTGCCTCGTAATGCCGGGGGCGGATCTCGAAAGAGGTTATGAGATGGGTGAAAAGATCCGCAAGGCCGTGGAAGCGAGTTCGGTAAAAAATCCGAACGGAGGACCGGACTTAAAAGTCACCCTTTCCGTCGGAGTCTCCGAGTTTTGGTCCAAGGATAAAAACAACCGGGATCTGATCGAAAGAGCGGATAAGGCCCTCTACGAGGCCAAACATTCCGGAAAAAACCGAACCATTTGTTTTAAAGAGAACTAG
- the proC gene encoding pyrroline-5-carboxylate reductase: protein MKQTIGIAGCGNMGGAIYLSLKKRYPTQVLGYDPYMTSNKKIELVSSWEEFVSKSEVVIVCVKPGKVSELLKRIQTPKKIISVAAGIGTEAIRKDLPSGSQVVRVMPNLPLLVSEGAIGYYGDQALYETVSEIFQSLGHSVQLASESLLDAVTGLSGSGPAYVFKFIQALAEGGVLSGLGYQESLDLSIQTVIGAAELLRKERKKDPSTHPEVWKNKVTSPGGTTIAGLAELEKNGFSNAVLEAVKAATKRSQELGG from the coding sequence ATGAAACAAACGATCGGAATCGCGGGTTGCGGAAATATGGGAGGAGCGATTTATCTTTCCCTCAAGAAACGTTATCCGACACAAGTGCTGGGATACGATCCCTATATGACCTCGAACAAAAAAATAGAACTCGTATCCTCTTGGGAGGAATTCGTTTCCAAATCCGAAGTCGTCATCGTATGCGTAAAACCCGGAAAGGTTTCCGAACTTCTGAAACGGATTCAAACTCCTAAAAAAATTATTTCCGTTGCGGCGGGAATCGGAACGGAGGCGATTCGAAAGGATCTTCCTTCCGGATCTCAAGTCGTCCGTGTGATGCCCAATCTTCCCTTACTCGTATCCGAAGGAGCGATCGGATATTACGGAGATCAGGCGTTGTATGAAACCGTATCCGAAATTTTTCAGTCCTTGGGACATTCCGTACAACTCGCATCGGAATCGCTTCTCGACGCGGTAACCGGTCTTTCGGGATCGGGACCGGCTTATGTATTTAAGTTCATCCAAGCCTTGGCGGAAGGAGGGGTTCTTTCCGGTTTGGGTTATCAAGAATCTTTGGATCTAAGTATACAAACCGTGATCGGAGCCGCGGAACTTCTTCGTAAAGAAAGAAAAAAGGATCCCTCCACACATCCGGAGGTTTGGAAGAATAAGGTAACGTCACCCGGTGGTACGACCATCGCCGGTCTTGCGGAATTGGAAAAGAACGGTTTTAGCAACGCGGTATTGGAAGCGGTAAAGGCCGCGACAAAACGTTCTCAAGAATTGGGTGGCTAA
- a CDS encoding pseudouridine synthase, translated as MIDPTDSFTNLEGEESERTSERLSFRITKEESGTRLDHFLSKKFTYHSRTAWQKEILEGRILISGKKAKPGILIKEGEVVAYQPIEKEEPPVRTDYTILYEDDFIVAVDKPGDLPVHPAGVYRKGNLLTLLQESGNFGELFTIHRLDRETSGVVLFAKDSKTASFLSGLFSSGNIQKYYITKVYGDFPKRKIGYGVLKSDATSKIRKKRAFEERKVDRSLRTLKKNVVLETSTVSEADEEICLTYFRKMECTKSIKLNDSSLVLCKPITGRMHQIRATLYSLGFPLWGDKLYGKDENVFLEFIDEKNPDLSARLGMERQALHAYSIRFTHPVTKKRTRISAPLPKDFL; from the coding sequence TTGATCGATCCTACCGATTCATTTACGAACTTAGAAGGGGAAGAATCGGAGCGCACATCCGAACGATTGAGTTTCCGCATCACCAAGGAAGAATCGGGAACCAGACTCGATCATTTTCTTTCCAAGAAATTCACGTATCATTCCAGAACCGCGTGGCAAAAGGAAATTTTAGAGGGAAGAATTCTGATCTCCGGTAAAAAAGCAAAACCCGGAATTCTGATCAAAGAAGGGGAAGTTGTCGCTTATCAACCGATCGAAAAAGAGGAGCCGCCGGTTCGAACCGATTATACGATTCTCTACGAGGACGACTTTATCGTCGCGGTCGATAAACCCGGAGATCTTCCGGTGCATCCCGCGGGCGTGTATCGAAAGGGAAATCTTCTTACGCTATTGCAGGAATCGGGAAACTTCGGAGAATTGTTTACGATTCACAGGCTCGATCGGGAGACCTCGGGCGTCGTGTTGTTCGCCAAGGATTCGAAAACGGCCTCGTTTTTGTCCGGTTTATTCAGTTCCGGGAATATTCAAAAATACTATATTACAAAAGTATATGGCGATTTTCCGAAACGAAAAATCGGCTACGGGGTTTTAAAATCCGACGCGACCTCCAAGATTCGAAAGAAGAGGGCCTTTGAGGAACGCAAAGTCGACCGAAGTCTTCGGACTTTGAAAAAAAACGTCGTATTGGAAACTTCGACGGTCTCGGAAGCCGACGAGGAAATCTGTCTCACCTATTTTAGAAAAATGGAATGTACTAAATCGATAAAATTAAACGATTCTTCCCTCGTTCTTTGCAAACCGATTACGGGAAGAATGCACCAGATTCGGGCGACCCTTTACAGTTTGGGTTTTCCGCTTTGGGGCGACAAACTTTACGGAAAGGACGAAAACGTTTTTTTGGAATTCATCGATGAAAAAAATCCGGATCTAAGCGCAAGACTCGGTATGGAAAGACAGGCCTTACACGCATACTCGATACGATTTACGCATCCGGTTACGAAAAAAAGAACGAGGATCAGCGCGCCTCTTCCAAAGGATTTTTTATGA
- a CDS encoding HAD-IA family hydrolase — translation MSGVLFAFDLMDTLIKDPFHSALYKILPSESREKFIQGREREAFIEFEKGRIEEEEFFERFYLPEYRNGDLPDPRKIKELMFTKVRLIGETVEIVKLLKANGNRLVLASNYSVWYQELQKFPEMQEVFSHFDQLYFSCELGARKPAEEYFQWIQTDFPGMRYVLIDDNASNVEAAGYMGWDTFQFNPKTPSELREFFKNQYPNYL, via the coding sequence ATGAGCGGAGTTCTTTTTGCTTTTGATCTGATGGACACCTTAATCAAGGATCCCTTTCATTCTGCACTCTATAAAATACTTCCTAGCGAATCGAGAGAAAAATTCATCCAGGGAAGGGAAAGAGAAGCCTTTATAGAATTCGAAAAGGGTCGGATCGAAGAGGAGGAATTCTTCGAAAGATTCTATCTTCCCGAATATAGAAACGGGGATTTACCCGATCCGAGAAAAATCAAGGAACTCATGTTTACCAAGGTTCGATTGATCGGTGAAACGGTCGAAATCGTAAAACTTCTCAAGGCGAACGGAAACAGACTCGTACTCGCGAGCAACTATTCGGTATGGTATCAGGAGCTCCAAAAATTTCCCGAAATGCAGGAGGTATTTTCTCACTTCGATCAGCTTTATTTTTCCTGCGAACTCGGAGCCCGCAAACCCGCGGAAGAATATTTCCAATGGATTCAAACCGATTTCCCCGGAATGAGATACGTATTGATCGACGACAACGCGTCTAACGTGGAAGCGGCGGGATATATGGGTTGGGATACGTTTCAGTTTAATCCGAAAACGCCTTCGGAGCTCAGAGAATTCTTTAAAAACCAGTACCCCAATTATCTTTGA
- the mnmA gene encoding tRNA 2-thiouridine(34) synthase MnmA produces the protein MSKGKIIVAMSGGVDSAVTAGLLMEEGYEVIGVNLRTWEYEAPACDTTKKSCCSPEDIRDARDVGLSLKIPFYVVKMEKVFQEKVIDRFIDDYQHGKTPNPCVECNTFVKFGALFEKAKALGIDKIATGHYARISQNGDRYAIANGIDVGKNQAYYLYGLSQENLKNVIFPLGEMTKPEVREIARRMGLPVAEKAESQEICFIPENDYRKFLEKKNVEFTPGFFKLRDGRIIGKHKGRENFTIGQRKGLGIAWKNPLYVIAIEDDGSVILGEENETYTGSFSVIDANYQGLSPLNEGESIECRVQVRYRHTPIRCRITKVGDDLVVNPLEDVRGVTPGQSAVFYPLDSDYLLLGGIIRKGSIEMQTREAEPAVSLQS, from the coding sequence ATGAGCAAGGGCAAAATCATAGTGGCGATGAGCGGAGGAGTGGACAGCGCGGTGACCGCGGGTTTACTCATGGAAGAAGGCTACGAAGTCATCGGCGTCAACCTCAGAACCTGGGAATACGAAGCCCCCGCCTGCGACACCACCAAAAAATCCTGTTGTTCTCCCGAAGATATCCGCGACGCGAGGGACGTGGGTCTTTCTTTGAAGATTCCTTTTTACGTCGTGAAGATGGAAAAGGTCTTTCAAGAGAAGGTGATCGATCGTTTTATCGACGACTATCAACACGGAAAAACTCCGAACCCCTGCGTGGAATGCAATACCTTCGTGAAGTTCGGGGCTCTTTTCGAAAAAGCGAAGGCCCTCGGAATCGATAAGATCGCGACGGGACACTACGCGAGGATTTCTCAAAACGGAGATCGTTACGCGATCGCGAACGGGATCGACGTCGGAAAAAATCAGGCTTATTATTTATACGGACTTTCTCAAGAGAATTTAAAAAACGTAATATTCCCTCTCGGCGAAATGACCAAACCGGAAGTGCGCGAGATCGCGAGAAGAATGGGGCTTCCCGTCGCCGAAAAAGCGGAGTCTCAAGAGATTTGTTTTATTCCCGAAAACGACTATCGAAAGTTTTTGGAAAAGAAAAACGTGGAGTTCACTCCCGGCTTTTTCAAACTCAGGGACGGTCGTATCATCGGCAAACACAAGGGCCGTGAGAATTTTACGATCGGACAAAGAAAAGGTCTCGGGATCGCGTGGAAAAATCCTCTCTACGTAATCGCGATCGAAGACGACGGTTCCGTAATATTAGGAGAAGAGAATGAAACCTATACGGGTTCTTTTTCCGTCATCGACGCGAACTACCAAGGACTTTCTCCTTTGAACGAGGGAGAATCGATCGAATGCCGCGTGCAGGTTCGATACAGACATACTCCGATCCGTTGTCGCATAACAAAAGTCGGAGACGATCTTGTTGTCAATCCTCTGGAAGACGTACGCGGTGTGACGCCCGGACAATCCGCAGTGTTTTATCCTCTGGATTCCGATTATCTGCTGTTAGGCGGAATTATCCGTAAGGGGAGCATTGAAATGCAAACCCGAGAAGCCGAACCGGCCGTTTCTCTTCAAAGTTAA